The Larimichthys crocea isolate SSNF chromosome X, L_crocea_2.0, whole genome shotgun sequence genome segment aaaagaaaaagaaatggacCAGTGAGTTAagtgttattttaatttaatttatttaaaattcatcCACAATAGAGTGAGCTTGATGCGCTGTAGGTAGACTAAACCAAGGATGACGAAAATGTGTAATGAAAATTTGGGATGAATGAGAAGATTTCAGTGAGTGGATGACATTGTCTCTGCgtgtttgaaatgttgttttccagctgttttgtttgagaCAAAGACGATGCCTTTTCAACCGGTGTTCGATCCATTCACAGTGAACAGCGACTGTGGAGAAGAGAGCGATCATTTGAGTGATACTGCACAACAAACCGGTGTGAGCCCGCCCTCTGCTTGCACGAGGTCACCCATACGATGCTCAAGGTTCCTGCGTATAGTGAACATTAAGGTGTGTGTCTGAGACTGTACAGTAATGCAATTCTTTAAAAACTAGCCAATAAATTATTGTCAGCGTCATTTTGACGTGGATAATACACAGAAACCTTGAGTTATCCTTGATTTCAAATGGGCAGAAATTCACCTCATGTAACTATTAACACTTAATTAATATGGACCTCTTGTAAAAACTGTAACaagataatattataatatacacATTGTTGATattcatatatgtatatgaggTGGAAATTTGTAAGTTGATGCTTTGCTGCAAAACAAGGGAACCTAAacctaaacatttttttttctctcttaaaatccattgttttatttatacgTGTTAACTActggctttttaaaattaaCTTGGCTTTAGCTGTTTTGCACTGAAATATATGAAGTATTCCTTGCTCAAAAGATGTTTTGGTTTAATAATTACCATCCACCTTAAGATGCCAAGAGAATCTAAAGAATAAAATCGGAGATGATAATTTAATATGCATAttgcaaaataaatataatatgcatcaTGTcatgtggagtttttttttgcttctctttCTTATACTTGCTTTGCCTTTTCTTCTTGCCAATGTTGTTTTTGATGGTAAGTCAGCAGGGCAGCGTTGCTTCGATGGTTTATGAATGGTGCACAGACTATTACCATGCTCCAGGCCTATGTGACCCTCTATGCATGATATCTGTGCTGCAGTTCATCACCTCTCACATTTGCAAGGTTTGATACAGTGTGTCGGACATCACATGGGCTCTCGGTGGTCCTGCCTCATCTGCACACATCTGCATCTTCACAGATCTAGATTTAACCCttcttaaataaatgtaattaatataatttctaTCATTGCTGTAATGACCTTGACTGAGGTAGAGGTTGATTGTATCTGAGTGACTTATTGCATCTGCAGATAAGGATGGTGCACCTGACTATGACTCCAGTTTCTTTCACATGACCAGGGCTGTTCATGAAATCTGCATGTACGCTGTTGATTTTAATCAGTAAGCCTAGTCTCAGATTTAGAGGCGATTTAGTGTATAAGGAATATATACTGATAATATATACATTAGGTCTATctctaaatattttttcactAATTTACGTATTCTCCAGACTGAAAACCTTATTAGCTCTATAACTGAGGCTTTTTTGGAAAACCAAGACTGAAAGAAGTATTTTAGGCCGAGATGACATAAGCCACGCGCTGTAGCATTTACTCGTACTTCAGATAAGGGTTTAAATCCATGAACTGTTCTACAGTTAAATGTACTGACAGACCTTGAGCACATACATTTTAGGAGAAGCTTCAGGAGACAAACatgagtgtttatgtgtctaATCAACTGAACTTCTCCTTTAGGGCTAAAACATGGCTAACAGATGTACAAAACACGGTGTCATTTGTTGTCTAATTATTGTGGTATCACTGATCACAGGTATGTTTCATGTCttagtgaaaaaaaatgtttgttatggataaaacatttacatttgttaaCCTTTTCTGTCTTCAAAATGTTGTccacatatttgtttttcctgttattTCCCTTTTATTCACTCCTTTCAAGCATCCAACTCCAAAATAACTGAACAGACTGACACAGGTAGAACATATAGCAGAGATGCAACTACGTGAGTGCTATTTTCAATCTTAGAGTTTAGATTTGCCCGTATTATCTTATCATCTTATGATTTCCTGTAACCTGCAATACCAAGGAATGGGATTTGTTGGTTTTACCCCTTTATGACAATGCAAACAGGGTCGAGTGATGTATTAAAATGGCTTTGACATTTCACtcacacattcatgttcatcAAAATAGCATTACATTCTGTGATTATTCCTGGATCATTTGGATCAATATCAGTGATTATCTCCAGATGTTTTACTCCTCTTTCTTGGTCTTCATGGCCAGAGACTCCAAAGCAGTAAACATAGTGTCTGGTGTCTCCGTCTCCTCCAGTTTAGACTTGGCACAGAAGAAAGGAGGGATGTAGTCCATGGGGTTTGTGTTGCCTAATACCCAGTTGTAGGTGctgaaatataaacagaaaaaaatgtttaattatatttgtattgtgACTAAGACAAAGTTAAAGTATTATAGTTCAAATGGACAGATGGAGCATCATCAGGACATAGACAGCAGACTGCATCAAGCACATTGTGTACCGAGTTGCCACATTCAAACCCATGAATACTGTGATCTTAAAAATCAGTTCAATTAATTCCAAATTGTGGATCATGCTCAGACTGAACTCTCCTGTATTAAAAAAGTGTTGATATTTGAGAATAGATTGGGGAACTGTCTCTTCTTGTATAATAGGGCTGTTGTACTTAAAAAATCTTGAATCACCTTTTCTGATCGTGTGCCATTGCAAACTGATGCTGTGCGGCCAAACCGGTTTTTATAGTTGAGATccaaaagtttcaaaatatACCAAATGTAGCATTGTTTGCATTGAAGGCTGATGTTGATCAGTTCTCACCTGACAGTGATCCATCCAGATGTTGGATTGTAGGCAGTGAAGGTGAGAGGGATGCAGCCAACCTCAGTGAAGACAGTTGAATATTGCCCTAAACACATAAAGCACAAGTCACATGAGGCTGTAACAATGTACAGGGATTCAGCTGGTCTGAGCAAGTAAGTAAGAACTTCCTATGTCTTTTATGTTTGCATATGTTGTTTTCTTAAagtaacattgtgtaacttttctaccataaaataacagattttaaataatttagacATGTCACAAAGTTATTGGTGTCAGGTTTGATTTCTATCGAGAAGGATGCTTTACatcactaagtcacacaccaccaactatttgactgattttgttgAAATTGGATCATATGTTATTGAGAAAATGTTGTCTggttccctctgatgtcctctggctgctgcacatcaactctctgtgatttagagtttcctgatggacagtaaagtaaactgctgttagctaatgttagcacagtttgttagcctgAGCACCAGGTGAGTGTTAATGtctgtaccacaggtgttttgaacCTCTggaaagaggaggttttcaggcacAGTGCGTGGATGAATGATGATTGGgggcagagccagtgtcgtgccagaaccggagctgggctaGCAGGCAATGTATTGTAGTGTCCTTATAATATATAGTCAGTAATTTCTATAGATCTCTATAGATAGAAAtttgaagttgaagttgttgACTACAGTTGAAATCTGTAATTTTGGCCTTTCGTCACAGCTCTGGTATTAATCAGTGACATGGTAAACTGTATCAAGAGCCATCATCTCTTCAagtattgttaaaataaattgCCGGATCTTTGTTTACGATAATGTTTCTTCTTACCATTCTGTGGCAGGGCTCCATGCCAGGTGTTGACTAGCACACCCATTCcccaggaggaagaggagcccAGAAATGCCTGACCCATCAGTTGAGCATCCTCTGGAACATGCATGGGGGTGAAGGTGGTATCCAGTGCCTTCTTCTTGCAGGAGAATTTGCTCCAGTCAACCTCATAATAAACTTTCTGaaaggacaaagaaagacaataaatgTCGTCCTTTGACTGcttatatctttatttgtgtcCTCGCCTGCTGTCTTTTAAGTGGTGAGAGAATAGTGAAAGTGTACAAAATCGAGGGCCACAGTACTTGTTAGGTCATAGTAGCAGATAAGCTGTCATGTACAGGACAGTCACACAGGTGAAAAATGTGTCCCACTCACAAAATATATAGATTAAAACAAATCTTGAAAAGTATTTGCAAAAACAATTTAATCAGAGTTTTGTACCTCGCTGAAAATCATCAGTTGGTCCAGAGCAAAGGTCTCATTGCCGACAGCACTATAGCTTCTAACCCGCATCTTTTGACCAAAAGCATCAAAAGATATAGTTCCAAGGGACATGATGAGTCCGTTACCAACCAtctgaaaaagagacagatatcaGAAAGTGAAGAGGAAGACAGTTGATGAGTTGACATGGGTTGATCCAGGAGAGAGGAATATGTGTGAGGAAACGTATGTGTAAGAGCAGACTCACCACACTAAAGCTTCCACTCATCAGCGGTGGAGCAactgtggaagaagaagaggaaatcAAAAAGTTTAAGAATTATTTGATAGTCGGTCTATAATTAGAGATCTGTCTGTATAACTGATTATGaaatttaatgtaataataagATGGATACAAGCTACAATTATATTTGCCTAATGTTTTTGCTAGTAAATACAAACTAGCTTCACATGCAATACACCAACATAAAAAATAGTATTTTGCTGTGGTCATCGGGTGTCCATACTCACCGCAGGGTTTTGGGTCCTggctagcagcagcagccagcagcaggctGAGGCAGGACAGCACACTATTGAAGTTCATGTCAAGGAGCTTTAGGAGAAGCTTAAGGAGCTGGACAAGGTGAACCTGTGAGTGTTCTGGTCTCAGGGAAAGACACACACCTCTATATATATACCTGGTCACAGACGGCCAAGTTCACACCATGTGGTCCAAcccctttgctttttttcccctgactGCCTCAATGAAGGAAAATATTATCAAATAATTAACAGTAACCCcgtgttaatgttggtgtgaCATATGACCATTGATCACTGATGAGGTTACGCAATGCATCACatgcttgtttttatgttcaagCACCAAGCTCATCAGATATCATGGAGATATTATATTTGCCCTTTAGCCTTTTGAGTAGTTTTTTTAGATGTTGTACCTGTTGTACCTTATTTTGGTCAAATGCTGTATAATATTTCACAGAATGTGTAGTGTTTacaatgacatttaaatgtacTAAAAATGACACGTTAATGTCCTGTTGGAAATGAATATGCCTATTCCTTTAACCTGGAAGGGAAAGGGAAATAAAGTAGGATTTACTGTCACCAACTACAGAAgacacatcatcatctctgtttctaTGTACACTTTACTGTGCTGTGTCAGGGCTGTATCACTGTTTTTACTGCAGGTGTAAATATTCTCATGTTGTAGAGAATGAATCCACCTGcccttttacttttttttccatccattccATACCTTTCAGTCATGGTTTTCTTGGTGTTGTAACATGTCTTTTCACAACAACTTGAAAAAATCTTCAGCtatagaaataataaagtattCAGTCTGGAGAAAAGTGCATTATTTGGACAGTCTTTATACAGAgattatatagattatataaatgACACGATCAACagtaaataacaatacaaacaatTGCTTCATGTATAGCTCTATGAAAAACTCATGGAATCTGTTTTGTTCActttaacataaaatgtaatCAGACTGAGATGACGTAGCTTTCATTCAGCTTACTCTCTGTatgaaatcaattaaaaaacattcacagaatttgaaaagttgaatatttccagcatctttttgatgttttagtttagtattttttaaatcttaaagaTAAGCTAAATGGAGCTGACGTCTGGTGACTGTCAAGATGCCTTAAACCTTGACAGGTTAATGTCCTGTTGGAAATGAATATGCCTATTCCTTTAACCTGGAAGGGAAAGGGAAATAAAGTAGGATTTACTGTCACCAACTACAGAAgacacatcatcatctctgtttctaTGTACACTTTACTGTGCTGTGTCAGGGCTGTATCAGTGTTTTTACTGCAGGTGTAAATATTCTCATGTTGTAGAGAATGAATCCACCTGCCCTTTTACTCAGCCTGCATctatatagattatataaatgACACGATCAACagtaaataacaatacaaacaatTGCTTCATATAGCTCTATGAAAAACTCATGGAATCTGTTTTGTTCActttaacataaaatgtaatCAGACTGAGATGACGTAGCTTTCATTCAGCTTACTCTCTGTatgaaatcaattaaaaaacattcacagaatttgaaaagttgaatatttccagcatctttttgatgttttagtttagtattttttaaatcttaaagaTAAGCTAAATGGAGCTGACGTCTGGTGACTGTCAAGATGCCTTAAACCTTGACAGGTTAATGTCCTGTTGGAAATGAATATGCCTATTCCTTTAACCTGGAAGGGAAAGGGAAATAAAGTAGGATTTACTGTCACCAACTACAGAAgacacatcatcatctctgtttctaTGTACACTTTACTGTGCTGTGTCAGGGCTGTATCACTGTTTTTACTGCAGGTGTAAATATTCTCATGTTGTAGAGAATGAATCCACCTGCCCTTTTACTCAGCCTGCATTTATCTGAAGTATGTAGCTTCCATCCATTCCATACCTTTCAGTCATGGTTTTCTTGGTGTTGTAACATGTCTTTTCACAACAACTTGAAAAAAGCTTCAGCTATAGAAATAATTCAGTCTGGAGAAAAGTGCATTATTTAGGCAGTTTTTATACAGAGATACATCTAAAGTGTATATTATTAGTATATATCTTCTACCCTTAAGCTCCTCTAATTCTGAGACTATGTGTTGATTAAACTCAACAGTGTACGTGCAGATTTCATGAACAGCCCTGATCATGTGAAAGTTGTTAATATCTAGTGAAAACTATAACTGAGTCATAGTCAGGCGCACCATCCTTATCTACAGGTTCAAGAAGTCACTCAGATACAATCAACCTCCACCTCAGTTAAGGTCATTACCGTGAATACTGTTAAAAGTAATAATAGAAATTATATAAATGACACGATCAACagtaaataacaatacaaacaatTGCTTCATATAGCTCTATGAAAAACTCATGGAATCTGTTTTGTTCActttaacataaaatgtaatCAGACTGAGATGACGTAGCTTTCATTCAGCTTACTCTCTGTatgaaatcaattaaaaaacattcacagaatTTGTTGAATATAAGTTGAATATTTCCAGCAtctttttgatgttttagtttagtattttttaaatcttaaagaTAAGCTAAATGGAGCTGACGTCTGGTGACTGTCAAGATGCCTCTAACCTTGACACGTTAATGTCCTGTTGGAAATGAATATGACTATTCCTTAAGCCTGGAACGATTAAAACGTTATTAAAACTCTTGTATTTGTATTACATACAGATAGAATATACAGATTAAACCCATTTACACAATCATCTTAAATGTACTCTTTGGATATCCAATtttcagttaaattaaattgaattagcacaaaatcataataaatgttatttcatgATACTTTCCATATAGACCATCTTGATATTCTTATAGTATTAAAGTTTCCAAATTCCAATACCATAAAGTACGCCTGTGGATTTCAAACTTTCCATTTATCTTGATTTACAGTAAATTTCCTGTCAGATCACAATTACAACTCTGTATTAGGTAAAAGGAAAATGTGGCTTTGCCATACAGATAAACCTGCATCACATGAATGTTCAGAGGTTAGGTCTTTtctaatggaaaaaaaatgccatAAACACTGATAATGATCATAAAAGCTGTCAGGTGCTTTGTCTTTATCTAAAGACTGACAGCAGTTTATCAGCAACACCCATAATCTACAGTCGGAGCGCTGAACACATTTGAAGATCCTACACTCAGAGAGAGAGCTTCATCACTTTCTCATCCGCTCAGTCCATATACAAAACGTGGgacctgaaactgaagctaATTACCTTCAACTACTTTGACAAAATCTGGACAGAGagtctgaaagagagagacactttGACACTTTTGCACTTCTTCATGGtatgattttttgtttctgtattgAATGTCCTGTTCGTAATGAGAGACCGTGTCTCAATGAGATTACCAGTGAAACACTATGATGTTAGCATCGGGGCTCTATGGCAATGTCggtctgtttgttgtttcagactgaaatatgtcaacaactAGAACATacagcaaaaaagaaacataaatagataatagaataaataaaagcccaTAATGTGTTGCTTGGAGTCAGTAATGTTTCTTGAAAAGTTAATAtttggttgtatttttttcagaaCTTTAAACTGGAAATTGGGCCCCACAGACC includes the following:
- the LOC113746674 gene encoding ependymin-like; translation: MNFNSVLSCLSLLLAAAASQDPKPCVAPPLMSGSFSVMVGNGLIMSLGTISFDAFGQKMRVRSYSAVGNETFALDQLMIFSEKVYYEVDWSKFSCKKKALDTTFTPMHVPEDAQLMGQAFLGSSSSWGMGVLVNTWHGALPQNGQYSTVFTEVGCIPLTFTAYNPTSGWITVSTYNWVLGNTNPMDYIPPFFCAKSKLEETETPDTMFTALESLAMKTKKEE